CCCAGCCGCAGCGAATACAACCAGCGGCAGCAGCAACACAGCCACCGGACTTAGCGCAGGTACATATGTGTGTACAATTACAGATCTGAATGGTTGTACTTCTACGCGCACCGTAACCATTACCCAACCGCCTGCACTCACGGTAAGTACATCATCGGTGGCGAGTACGTGTGGTAACAACAACGGTTCTGTTTCGGTAACAGCAACAGGCGGAGCTGGCGGATTTACTTATTTGTGGACACCCGGCAGCTTCACTACATCAACAGTAAATAGTCTGGGGGCAGGTACATATAATGTTACCGTTACTGATGCCAATGGTTGTATAGCCACCGCATCGGCTACAGTAAACAATTCCAGTTCAATTGCAGCCACCAACTCAGTAACCAATGTATTGTGCAATGGTGCATCAACCGGATCGGCCACAGTTACCGTTACAGGAAATAACGGTACAGTTACCTATAGCTGGTCGCCCAACGTGAGCACCACAAATACCGCCACCGGTCTGTCCGCAGGTACTTATGTGGTAACTGCTACCGATGCAATGGGTTGTATTGCTACCACTACTGTGATTATTACACAGCCGTCGGCTTTAAGTACTGCATCCACACAGGTAAATGTGCTTTGCAATGGCGGCAATACTGGTAGTGCTACGGTTACTGCCAGCGGTGGTACTCCGGGTTATACGTTTTCTTGGAGTCCCGCTGTGGCGAATACAACCAGTGGAAGCAGCAATACGGCCACTGGCCTTGTCGCCGGCACTTATGTATGCACAGTCACTGATCTGAACGGGTGTATCATTACACGCACCATTACGATTACTCAGCCTCCCGCACTTTCCAGTACGGCTGCACAGGTAAATGTATTGTGTAATGGCGGGAATTCGGGTTCCGCCACCATTACTGCCAGCGGTGGCACACCCGGCTATACCTTTTCGTGGAGCCCTGCTGCAGCGAATACAACCAGCGGCAGCAGCAACACGGCCACCGGACTTAGTGCAGGTACGTATGTATGTACAATTACAGATCTGAATGGTTGTACCTCTACGCGCACCGTAACCATTACACAACCGCCCGCACTCACCAACACATTTACACAGGTAAACGTATTGTGTAATGGCGGCAACACCGGCAGCGCCACAGTTACAGCAAACGGCGGTACACCGGGCTATACGTTTGCCTGGAGTCCCGCTGTGGCCAACAGTACCAGCGGCAGCAGTAACACGGCCACCGGCCTTAGCGCTGGTACGTATGTATGTACCATCACTGATTTGAACGGCTGTACATCTGCAAGTACAATAACCATCACACAGCCGCCTGCACTCACCAACACATTTACACAAGTAAACGTATTATGTAACGGTGGCAATACCGGCAGTGCCACGGTAACGGCCAGCGGAGGTACACCCGGCTACACATTCTCGTGGAGTCCTGCTGCGGCAAACAGTACCAGTGGCAGCAGCAATACAGCCACAGGATTAAGTGCGGGCACTTATGTGTGCACAGTTACTGATTTGAATGGCTGTACATCCACACGCACTGTAACCATTACGCAACCGCCTGCGCTTACTGCCACTTCAACGGTAGTAAATACAACCTGTAATACGAATGCAAACGGAACGGCCACGATTACTGCAGCCGGCGGCACTCCGGGTTATTCCTTCTCGTGGAGCCCGGCAGCAGCTAATACTAGCAGCGGCAACAGCAATACCGCCACCGGCCTTGCCGCAGGCACTTATGTATGCACAATTACAGACTTAAACGGATGCAGCACCACGCATACTGTTACTGTAACATCGCCCCCGGCAATTGTTATAACCACTTCATCGGTAAGCAGTACCTGTGGCAATAACAACGGTTCGGTAAGTGCAACAGCTACCGGTGGCACAGGTGTGCTTACTTACCTTTGGACACCCGGTAATTTTACCTCGCCCACTGTGGGGAGTCTGGCAGCAGGCACTTATAACTTAACAGTTACAGATGCGAATGGCTGTACGGCAACGGCTTCAGCTACCGTTGGTAATTCAAGTACAATCGCAGCGAGTAATTCTGTAACCAATGTGCTTTGTAACGGTGCATCAACCGGATCGGCCACAGTTACCGTTACAGGAAATAACGGTACAGTTACCTATAGCTGGTTGCCCAACGTGAGCACCACAAATACCGCCACCGGTCTGTCCGCAGGTACTTATGTGGTAACTGCTACCGATGCAATGGGTTGTATTGCCAGCACCACGGTTATCATTACACAACCTCCGGCGCTTGCAGTCACCAATTCACAGGTTGATTTGCTTTGCAATGGCATTTCAACCGGAACGGCTACGCTCAACGCATCGGGTGGTACGCCGGGCTACACGTTTGGCTGGACACCCGCTGTAACAAATACTTCGGCTGCTGCTAGCACTACGGCTACCGCACTTGCAGCCGGAAGCTATGTGGCTACGGTAACTGATTTGAACGGCTGTGTACTTTCACATACGTTTACTATTACACAACCTACACCGCTTGTCCTTGCATACTCGCAAAACAATGTGCTTTGTAACGGCGGTAACAGCGGAAGTGCTACGGTAACCGCCAGCGGTGCTACTCCCGGTTATACATTTGTCTGGACACCCGCCGTAAGCAGCAGCGTAAGTGGAAACAGTTCTGTGGCCACCGCACTCAGTGCATCGGCATACGTTTGCACTGCAACCGATCTGAATGGTTGTACCGCGTCACAAACCGTTACCATTACTGAACCAACAGCATTGCTGGTTTCCATTACCACCACGCCTTCAACCTGTGGAAGCAGCAACGGGAGTATAACGGCTTCGGCTTCGGGTGGAACCGGTTCTGCAGCCTTCCTCTGGACTACACCCGGAAACGATACTACAGCTACCGTAAACGGGGTGGGGCAGGGAACTTATGTGGTAACGGTAACCGACGATAATAACTGTACGGCTACTGGTATCGCTACTGTTAACAACCTCAGCGGACCTACACTGGCAGTAACGGCAACTTCGCCTGTACTTTGTTTTGGCGACAGTACCGGAACGGCTTCGGTGAGTGCCACAGGAGGAAATGGTAACCTCACTTACAACTGGTCAACCGGCGATACTTCGGTAGCTGTTACCAACCTGCCTGCAGGCACGTTTACTGTAATTGTGAGTGACGCCAACAACTGTACCGATACGATAAACGTTGTAATTCAACAACCGGCAGCTTTAACGGCCAGCTGGCAGGGCACAGATGTATTATGCAACGGCAACAACACGGGTGCGGTGGTAATGACCGCTGCGGCCGGATCGCCGGGTTATAGTTTTGCGTGGACACCTGCGGTAGGTGCAGTAAATTCAGGAAATACATCATCGGCCGCGTCACTTGCAGCTGGTCAGTATGTATGCACGGTTACGGATACCAATGGTTGTGTGTACACAGATACAGTTACCATTAACCAGCCGCCCGCGCTTACACTTGCACTTACACCTGCTGATGCAAGCTGTGCAGGAGGGAACAACGGTTCTGCAACTGCGCTGGCAGCCGGAGGTGCTCCAGGCTATCAGTATGGCTGGCTGCCTGCAGGTGGCAATGCTCAAACAGCTTCCGGACTTACGGCAGGCATGTATTATTGCACGGTTACAGATACCAACGGTTGTGTAATTTCCGATAGTGTGGCAGTGGCCGAACCGGCTGCGCTGAGTGTACAGATGCAATCAACACCTACCTATTGCAGCCAGCAACTGGGTTCGGTAAATGCCATTGGCAGTGGAGGTACCGGTACACTTAATTATGTGTGGCAGCCAGGTAACCTGCAACAGCAAAGTGCTTCTCAGTTGCCCGCCGGCTGGTACTGGGTAACGCTTTCCGACCAGAATAACTGTCAGCTTACCGACAGTGTGCAGGTGCAAAATATGCCCGGAATTACTGTTGCCCAGGGTGCCACTACAGCTGCTACATGCTTTGGATATACCGATGGGGCTGCGGCAGTAAGTGTAACAGGCGGCACCCCAACTTACAGTTACAGCTGGAGTCCGAACGTAAGTACAACCAACGCTGCGGCAAACATTGCAGCCGGTCAGTATATTGTTACTGTTACCGATTCGGCCGGATGTGCCGGAACGGTTACGGTAACTGTAATTCAGCCTGCGCCACTGGCTGCAACGGCTTCAGTTTCGCAACCTGCGGTGTGTGCTGGACAGCAGGTTACGCTTAATGCCTCGGGCAGTGGCGGCACACCGGGGTATTCGTATGCGTGGCTGCCAATTTTACAAAACACGCAGCAACCAACCGACGTACCGCAAACGAACACCACCTATACCTTAATTCTTACTGACCTGAATGGTTGTGTTGATTCAGCCACTACGGCTGTAACGGTTAATGACCTTCCCGTGCCAGGATTTATGGCGGATACCCTATCCGGTTGTGCTCCGCTGTGTGTTGATTTCAGTGACCTTTCTACCGTTTCGGCGCCCTCGGTAATTATGCAATGGCAATGGTATTTTGGCGATGGCGACAGTGCCGCTGTGGCTGCACCCACGCATTGCTACAACCTTCCCGGACAGTATGACGTAACACTTATAGCCACAACATCAGCCGGCTGTACGGCTACGTTTACAATTCCGGCATACATTCAAACCTTTGGCACACCGCTGGCTGCTTTTGGTGCAACGCCGCAACCCACAACAATGGTTAATCCTACCATCTTCTTCGCCGATTCATCTGTAGGCGCTGCAAGCTGGAACTGGAGTTTCGGAGATCTCATCAACTCTTCGTCGTCCATTCAGAATCCTTCCTTCACTTATCCTGCTCCGGGCTGCTATCAGGTAACACTTACGGTAACCAGTGCCGACGGTTGTACTGATATTGCTACCGATTCAGTGTGTATTGCACCTGACGCCACTTTGTTTGTGCCTAACGCATTTACTCCTGATGGCGATGGCGATAATGATTATTTCTTCCCGCAGGGAATCGGATTGGATCCGTCACAATTTGAAATGTGGATTTTCGACCGCTGGGGCAATATGATTTTCTTTACTGATAATCCGGCTGTGGGCTGGGACGGACGCGCCAATGGCGGAAGTGAAATTGCCCAGATTGATACCTACGTGTGGAAAATAAAATGTGTGGATGTGCTGGGCAACAAACATAATCAGATTGGAAAGGTTACGTTGATCAAATAAATCCCGATAAAATCTGATCAGGTTATACCTGTTCAAAGGGCATTCGATAAACCGGATGCCCTTTGTATTTATTCAAACAGTATTGGTTTATACATTCCGATTAATGCCTTTCTGCTTTAGCGTGCGGGCCCTGCGGGTATGAAATAGATTTACTGCGTTTATTTTGTCTGGTTGTTGCAATTAGAAGCGTACAATATTTTTATTCAATTCTTTTTTTTGACGCATACCTTATTGCATTGGTTATTTAGAGCTGCTGCGCTTCAATCTTCAAAACGCGGCTCGTCCGGCTGAAAAATAATCATCACACATTAGCGAAATAAAATTTGAACAGTTTCTTACGCTCTCGGATTTTAACATGTTGGGTTGAGTTAGAATTAACTGTTTCCTCATTGTTGTGATATTTATTTAATGAAATATTGGTATAGCTTGTAATAAATTATCGATAACTAAATCTGTTGATTAAAAGTGTCGAAATTATTTGCATTGCCCTTCTTTATGAATGTAGTTTTCGGACTCATTAAAACCATTACCCATGAAAACAAAACTTTTACTTGTTGCTCTGTTTGGAGCAGGCGTTCTTAATGCACAGTATTATCAACGCACAAACGGCACACCCGTGTATGATGAACTAACGGATGGCACCAACGTGACACTTAACGGTCAGGGGCATCTGATGACAGGTTATACACAGGCACTTGGCGGCATTGATTTGTTAATTACACGCACAAATGTGAATGGTGTAATTGCAGGAGCCAATTCGTTTAATCAGATTTACCGGCTTACAGCACCGGGTGGGGTAGTACTCAGCACCATTCCCTGCAAAATTTTACAAATTCCAAATGGCCGTCTTTGTGTAATTGGCAGCTATTATTCAAATGTAGCTACAACACCGCCCGGTATTTTTACAGTGGTGCTGAGTCCGGCCGGAGCAGTATTGAGCGCACGCGGCTGGCAAACCGTAACGCCGGCAGTAAGTACAAACATTGCCGCACTATCGGCGTGTAATGCACTTCCGGCCACCAGCAATATTGTGTATATCAGTGGTTATACCGATGCTGTGGTAGGTTCAAATAATGGCGTTCGTCCGTTGCTTATGGCAATTAACGGCAGCACAAACGCGCTGATCTGGAGTTTACAATATGATTTTCTGCCATCCAATACACCGGCTAAAGTGCTACCCAACGATCTTATCGCATCGCCCTATCAGCCTGCGCTGGTAAACGAAGTATTTGTGGTAGGCAGCATGTACGATGGCAATGGAAATGATGCCGGATTTACTTTCCGTGTCAATGCAGCGAACGGCAACCCTGTAAGCGCAGTTACCACCTTCGATACTGGTGCCAACGATGAATTTAATGCCGTGTGTCTCGCTACCGGTGCTGGTGGTGGCACTAACGGATTTGTGATTGCCGGCAGCACAAACCTCTATGGAAATTTAGATGTGCTGGTGTTCAAATCGGCACCCACCGGTGATACCGGGCCGTGGATTTCAATTATCGATTACTCGCTCAGCGGTGATAATGTAGGACTTGATGTAATTCAGCGCCAGAATACGTTCGGACAGTGGAACTATTATCTCTCAGGTACTGCATTCAACGGTTCGCAGGGCGGTTCGGATATGTGTGTATTCTTTATCGACGATGCAGGTGTGGCTCAGCGTGAGTTTACCTACGGAACTGCCAATGGCGAACGGAATCAGGAAATTTCCAGTTTCTCCGGAACTGCCGCAGATGGTATTACCGTTTTTGGAAACACACCCTCTTCTGCTGATCCCGGCAATGAGTACTATGTTAAGGCCTACTATAATGGCATTTCAGGCTGCAACGAAGGCTTTGCCATTCCCAACAACCTGCCCTTTAACGGCTTCCGGACACAGTACCAGCTTTCGCGTACAGGCACCATGAACTTTGTGGGCCTTACCAATCAGGTTCAGGCTGGTCCGGTGGTTACGCAGCTTTGCTTTGCGGTGGCAATTGCCGGTGGCAGCAACGCCCGTAACGCAGAAAATGAAGTACCTGCTTCAGCTACCCAGGTTTATCCAAACCCGGTTTCAGTTGCATCACCCATGCTTAGTCTCAGCTTCAATTCACCTGTTGAGCAACAACTTGAAATCCGCATTACCGATATGCTCGGTCGTGAAGTGCTGAATCAGAAAATCTTTGTGGCCGAAGGCGAAACCATTTCGCAACTGCAACTGCCTTCCGGCCTGGCCGAAGGAATTTACAACCTGCAAATCTCTGGCAACGGAATCAGCGAAACACATCGCTTTATTGTTGAGTAAGCGAATACACATGGTATGAATACGCTAAACCGGTCCCTGAGCTTATTTCAGGGGCCGGTTATTTTTTGCGTTGCGGGCCTTTGCACATTGCCATAAAAAACCGCTCCCTTCAGGTTGAAGGGAGCGGTTTTAGTTTTGACAACAACAAATGAAGGTTCCCCTTCCTTATTCGGCCAGCACGGTAATGGTGTTGCGGAATACTTCCACTACACCGCCGTTTATATCGAAGGTTTGGGTTGACTGATTGGCATCCGTTACCTTGATACGGCCTTTGATGAGCGTCGAAATCATGGCAGCATGGTTGTTCAAAATGCCGAACGAACCTTCGCTGCCGGGCAGTACTACCGATTTCACTTCGCCGCTGTACAGCTTTTTATCGGGTGTGATGATGTCGAGTTTCATCGTAATCGGTTAAACTGGTTAAATTACTTTGATTCAGCCAGAATTGCTTTGCCTTTGGCAATGGCATCTTCAATGGTTCCTACAAGGTTGAATGCCGCTTCAGGATATTCATCCACTTCGCCATCCATAATCATGTTGAAACCTTTGATGGTGTCTTCAATGCCTACGAATACGCCTTTGAGACCCGTAAACTGCTCGGCCACGTGGAAGGGCTGTGACAGGAAGCGCTGCACACGGCGGGCGCGGTGAACCACCAGCTTATCTTCTTCAGAAAGTTCGTCCATACCAAGGATGGCGATGATGTCCTGAAGTTCTTTGTAACGCTGGAGGAGCTGTTTTACACGCTGGGCGCAGCCATAGTGTGCATCACCCACAACAGCAGGAGAGAGAATGCGTGAAGTTGAATCGAGCGGATCTACAGCAGGATAGATACCAAGCTCAGAAATCTTACGCGAAAGTACGGTGGTTGCGTCAAGGTGAGCAAAGGTGGTAGCCGGAGCAGGGTCAGTCAAGTCGTCGGCAGGTACGTAAACGGCCTGTACCGATGTAATTGAACCGCGCTTGGTTGATGTGATGCGCTCCTGCATGAGACCCATCTCGGTAGCGAGTGTGGGCTGATAACCTACGGCCGAAGGCATACGGCCCAGCAGCGCAGACACCTCAGAACCAGCCTGGGTAAAACGGAAAATATTGTCGATAAAGAACAGAATGTCTTTTCCGCCGCCGCCATCACCATCACGGAAATACTCGGCAAGGGTAAGACCCGAAAGTGCCACGCGTGCACGCGCCCCGGGAGGCTCGTTCATCTGTCCGAAGATAAAGGTAGCCTGCGACTCTTTCAGCTTGTTGGTGTCCACTTTGCTGATGTCCCAGCCACCTTTGTGGAGGCTTTCGTTAAACGCATCGCCGTATTTCACGATACCGCTCTCGATCATCTCGCGGAGCAGGTCGTTTCCTTCACGGGTACGTTCACCTACACCGGCAAATACCGAGTAACCGTCGTAACCTTTGGCGATGTTGTTGATGAGCTCCTGGATAAGTACGGTTTTACCTACACCGGCACCACCAAACAGACCAATTTTACCACCTTTTGAATAAGGCTCGATCAGGTCAATTACCTTAATTCCGGTAAAAAGCACCTCGGCCGAGGTAGAAAGGTCTTCAAATTTGGGGGGCATGCGGTGAATCGGGTAACCGCCGGCATTGCTTACAGCCTGAATACCGTCGATGGCTTCACCCACCACGTTAAACAGACGACCTTTGATAGCGTCGCCGATGGGCATGGTAATGGGAGCGCCGGTGGCTTTTACTTCCATTCCGCGAGACAGACCGTCGGTTGAGTCCATAGCAATGGTGCGGACGGTGTCTTCACCAATGTGCTGCTGGCACTCAAGTACAATTTTCTGTCCGTTTGCCTTCTCAACTACAAGCGCGTCGAGAATGTTGGGGAGCTTGGTATTCGGGTCACTGAAGCTGACGTCGATCACCGGTCCGATGATCTGTGCGATTTTGCCGTGTTGCATGGAGCTTTTAGCTTATGTCTGAAATTCGGCGCAAAAGTAGCAACTTTTATTCGGATAAATAACCTTCTTGTTAATAATTGCTCCATAACTCGCCCTGATTCTCGTCAGGCAAACTCAGCGTGGCTATAAATTGCAGATAATCAGGCATTTGCAAATTAGCCATTGCACTTGCAGGGAGGTGAAAAATACACCTTTGTATTGGGTAGCATGGCTTTAATGCGTTCCTGCGTTTCGCGGTTAATGAGAATGGTGCGCAGATCGAGCACTTTCAGGTTGCCGCTGATGTCTTTCAGTTCGTCGGGGAATACGCTGATGTTGTTGCTCCACAAATCAAGCACCTCCAGCTTTTTCAACCGTCCTATTTGAGGGGGAATTACATATAATTCGTTCTGATTGATGTTGAGAATGCGCAGTTCACTCAGGTCGCCAATGGTTCGGGGGATGTATTCGATATTATTACGGGAAAGATGAAGCACCTGCAGTTTTTTTAGCCGGCTTATGGAGTCAGGTATTTCACGGATGTTGTTTCGGCTCAGGTCGAGATACTGAAGGTTTTTGAACTGATAAACAGCTTCGGGAAAGCTGTCGAGCTTTTCTTTGCGCAGCACAAGTTTTACCACGTTGTCGGGCTGTTTAAGCGCCTCGTCCAGACTGGTAAAAGCGGCCATGGTATCAAGCGTAAGTGAATCAAGCAGATCCGATTGCGCATGAATTGCCGGGGCAAACAGCAGTGCTAGGAAGAGATTAAAGATCAGTTTTTTCATGGTTTAGCAGGGAAAGTGTTTGCTGGCGATCGTGTTCAAGCTGTTTTTTTAATTCATCGAGTGAACCGAATTTTTGTTCCTCGCGGAGTCGGTCGGCAAACAAAATTTTCAGCGTTTCGCCGTATAAATCGCCTTCGAAACCGGGCAGGTGCACTTCAATTGTACGACTCAGTCCCTGATCAACGGTTGGGCGCATACCTATATTCATCATGCCGGGCAGGGTTTGGTTTCCGCGCTGCACAAACACCGCATACACACCGTCGGCAGGTATGAGTTTATACGCATTGTCGGGCACAAGGTTGGCGGTTGGAAAGCCAATGGTTCGCCCCAGCTGCCTGCCTTTCACAACTGTTCCCGAAAGCGGGTAGCGGTAGCCAAGATAGGCTGCTGCAGTGCGCACATCGCCGGTTTGAAGGGCCTGGCGGATGCGGGTTGAACTAACTTTTTCATGTTCCACTTCCTGAGCCGGAATTTCTTCCACCTCAAATCCATAAACCGGGCCAAACTCGCGCAGGTGGTCGAAACTGCCTTCCCGGTTACGCCCGAAATGATGGTCGTAACCAATCACCAGTTTTTTGGTATTGAATTTGTTTACCAGTATCTGTTCGATGAATTCTTTGGAGGAAAGCATCGAGAACTCACGGGTAAAGGGATGAACAATAAGATGGTCGATACCGGCTTTTTCAAGCAGCTGTTTTTTTTCCTCCGGGGTATTCAGCAAAAGTTGATGCTGATCGGGGAAAAGTACCATGCGGGGGTGGGGAAAAAAGGTGAGCAGTACTGTTTCTCCATTATTTTTCCGGGCCGTTTCGCGCAGCCTGTCAATAATTTGCCTGTGTCCGTGGTGTACACCGTCGAAAGTGCCGGTAGTCACTACAGGAAAACGAGGGGGAACAAAATCGGCTATTTGGGAGTATATCTTCACAAAATAAAACGTGTAACAGACAAATGTTTGTATTTCGCCAAAAATAACCATTTTTGTGTGCCGCTCGTGGTCACCCCCTGCTCGCCACAGCGTCATTTGCTCAACAGGAATATTCGGCCCGTGCTCAGATTCAGGTTCGTGATTACTTTATTTATGTTGCTGGTTGCGGCCGGTATCAATGTGTATTCCACCCAGCAAATGACGGGGCCTGCTCCTTATGGTATTGAAAAACGCCCCAAACCGCGCGGTGTCGATTTTACAAAATTACTGCCTGCCACAGTGGGGCCGTTTAAGCGCGGCATAGTCATTCCGCCTAAAGGTGGAGAAGACGGATCAGTAATTTACCAGCACGGAGCCAATAAAATCTACATGCAGTTTGGCCGCTCACTCTCGCAGGAAGAAGTACAAACCAGTTTCCGACTCATCGTTTCCGGCGCCACCAGCAACGGCCGCGTCAAACCGCGAATTTTAGTCACCGGCCGTGATCCGAGTT
The nucleotide sequence above comes from Bacteroidota bacterium. Encoded proteins:
- a CDS encoding gliding motility-associated C-terminal domain-containing protein, producing PAAANTTSGSSNTATGLSAGTYVCTITDLNGCTSTRTVTITQPPALTVSTSSVASTCGNNNGSVSVTATGGAGGFTYLWTPGSFTTSTVNSLGAGTYNVTVTDANGCIATASATVNNSSSIAATNSVTNVLCNGASTGSATVTVTGNNGTVTYSWSPNVSTTNTATGLSAGTYVVTATDAMGCIATTTVIITQPSALSTASTQVNVLCNGGNTGSATVTASGGTPGYTFSWSPAVANTTSGSSNTATGLVAGTYVCTVTDLNGCIITRTITITQPPALSSTAAQVNVLCNGGNSGSATITASGGTPGYTFSWSPAAANTTSGSSNTATGLSAGTYVCTITDLNGCTSTRTVTITQPPALTNTFTQVNVLCNGGNTGSATVTANGGTPGYTFAWSPAVANSTSGSSNTATGLSAGTYVCTITDLNGCTSASTITITQPPALTNTFTQVNVLCNGGNTGSATVTASGGTPGYTFSWSPAAANSTSGSSNTATGLSAGTYVCTVTDLNGCTSTRTVTITQPPALTATSTVVNTTCNTNANGTATITAAGGTPGYSFSWSPAAANTSSGNSNTATGLAAGTYVCTITDLNGCSTTHTVTVTSPPAIVITTSSVSSTCGNNNGSVSATATGGTGVLTYLWTPGNFTSPTVGSLAAGTYNLTVTDANGCTATASATVGNSSTIAASNSVTNVLCNGASTGSATVTVTGNNGTVTYSWLPNVSTTNTATGLSAGTYVVTATDAMGCIASTTVIITQPPALAVTNSQVDLLCNGISTGTATLNASGGTPGYTFGWTPAVTNTSAAASTTATALAAGSYVATVTDLNGCVLSHTFTITQPTPLVLAYSQNNVLCNGGNSGSATVTASGATPGYTFVWTPAVSSSVSGNSSVATALSASAYVCTATDLNGCTASQTVTITEPTALLVSITTTPSTCGSSNGSITASASGGTGSAAFLWTTPGNDTTATVNGVGQGTYVVTVTDDNNCTATGIATVNNLSGPTLAVTATSPVLCFGDSTGTASVSATGGNGNLTYNWSTGDTSVAVTNLPAGTFTVIVSDANNCTDTINVVIQQPAALTASWQGTDVLCNGNNTGAVVMTAAAGSPGYSFAWTPAVGAVNSGNTSSAASLAAGQYVCTVTDTNGCVYTDTVTINQPPALTLALTPADASCAGGNNGSATALAAGGAPGYQYGWLPAGGNAQTASGLTAGMYYCTVTDTNGCVISDSVAVAEPAALSVQMQSTPTYCSQQLGSVNAIGSGGTGTLNYVWQPGNLQQQSASQLPAGWYWVTLSDQNNCQLTDSVQVQNMPGITVAQGATTAATCFGYTDGAAAVSVTGGTPTYSYSWSPNVSTTNAAANIAAGQYIVTVTDSAGCAGTVTVTVIQPAPLAATASVSQPAVCAGQQVTLNASGSGGTPGYSYAWLPILQNTQQPTDVPQTNTTYTLILTDLNGCVDSATTAVTVNDLPVPGFMADTLSGCAPLCVDFSDLSTVSAPSVIMQWQWYFGDGDSAAVAAPTHCYNLPGQYDVTLIATTSAGCTATFTIPAYIQTFGTPLAAFGATPQPTTMVNPTIFFADSSVGAASWNWSFGDLINSSSSIQNPSFTYPAPGCYQVTLTVTSADGCTDIATDSVCIAPDATLFVPNAFTPDGDGDNDYFFPQGIGLDPSQFEMWIFDRWGNMIFFTDNPAVGWDGRANGGSEIAQIDTYVWKIKCVDVLGNKHNQIGKVTLIK
- a CDS encoding T9SS type A sorting domain-containing protein, whose product is MKTKLLLVALFGAGVLNAQYYQRTNGTPVYDELTDGTNVTLNGQGHLMTGYTQALGGIDLLITRTNVNGVIAGANSFNQIYRLTAPGGVVLSTIPCKILQIPNGRLCVIGSYYSNVATTPPGIFTVVLSPAGAVLSARGWQTVTPAVSTNIAALSACNALPATSNIVYISGYTDAVVGSNNGVRPLLMAINGSTNALIWSLQYDFLPSNTPAKVLPNDLIASPYQPALVNEVFVVGSMYDGNGNDAGFTFRVNAANGNPVSAVTTFDTGANDEFNAVCLATGAGGGTNGFVIAGSTNLYGNLDVLVFKSAPTGDTGPWISIIDYSLSGDNVGLDVIQRQNTFGQWNYYLSGTAFNGSQGGSDMCVFFIDDAGVAQREFTYGTANGERNQEISSFSGTAADGITVFGNTPSSADPGNEYYVKAYYNGISGCNEGFAIPNNLPFNGFRTQYQLSRTGTMNFVGLTNQVQAGPVVTQLCFAVAIAGGSNARNAENEVPASATQVYPNPVSVASPMLSLSFNSPVEQQLEIRITDMLGREVLNQKIFVAEGETISQLQLPSGLAEGIYNLQISGNGISETHRFIVE
- the atpC gene encoding ATP synthase F1 subunit epsilon, with translation MKLDIITPDKKLYSGEVKSVVLPGSEGSFGILNNHAAMISTLIKGRIKVTDANQSTQTFDINGGVVEVFRNTITVLAE
- a CDS encoding F0F1 ATP synthase subunit beta produces the protein MQHGKIAQIIGPVIDVSFSDPNTKLPNILDALVVEKANGQKIVLECQQHIGEDTVRTIAMDSTDGLSRGMEVKATGAPITMPIGDAIKGRLFNVVGEAIDGIQAVSNAGGYPIHRMPPKFEDLSTSAEVLFTGIKVIDLIEPYSKGGKIGLFGGAGVGKTVLIQELINNIAKGYDGYSVFAGVGERTREGNDLLREMIESGIVKYGDAFNESLHKGGWDISKVDTNKLKESQATFIFGQMNEPPGARARVALSGLTLAEYFRDGDGGGGKDILFFIDNIFRFTQAGSEVSALLGRMPSAVGYQPTLATEMGLMQERITSTKRGSITSVQAVYVPADDLTDPAPATTFAHLDATTVLSRKISELGIYPAVDPLDSTSRILSPAVVGDAHYGCAQRVKQLLQRYKELQDIIAILGMDELSEEDKLVVHRARRVQRFLSQPFHVAEQFTGLKGVFVGIEDTIKGFNMIMDGEVDEYPEAAFNLVGTIEDAIAKGKAILAESK
- a CDS encoding leucine-rich repeat domain-containing protein; protein product: MKKLIFNLFLALLFAPAIHAQSDLLDSLTLDTMAAFTSLDEALKQPDNVVKLVLRKEKLDSFPEAVYQFKNLQYLDLSRNNIREIPDSISRLKKLQVLHLSRNNIEYIPRTIGDLSELRILNINQNELYVIPPQIGRLKKLEVLDLWSNNISVFPDELKDISGNLKVLDLRTILINRETQERIKAMLPNTKVYFSPPCKCNG
- a CDS encoding bifunctional riboflavin kinase/FAD synthetase; translated protein: MVIFGEIQTFVCYTFYFVKIYSQIADFVPPRFPVVTTGTFDGVHHGHRQIIDRLRETARKNNGETVLLTFFPHPRMVLFPDQHQLLLNTPEEKKQLLEKAGIDHLIVHPFTREFSMLSSKEFIEQILVNKFNTKKLVIGYDHHFGRNREGSFDHLREFGPVYGFEVEEIPAQEVEHEKVSSTRIRQALQTGDVRTAAAYLGYRYPLSGTVVKGRQLGRTIGFPTANLVPDNAYKLIPADGVYAVFVQRGNQTLPGMMNIGMRPTVDQGLSRTIEVHLPGFEGDLYGETLKILFADRLREEQKFGSLDELKKQLEHDRQQTLSLLNHEKTDL